From the genome of Tautonia marina, one region includes:
- a CDS encoding HD domain-containing protein, with the protein MHWTDRVYGESAITDPDLLALIACPTVQRLKGIRQAGPSALAFSFKAVTRFEHSLGVHLLLRRLGADRREQVAGLLHDISHTAFSHAVDFLYESDEQNHHELIKPSFLHRPDLVEAINRLGFAPEDFYDDAIYPLLERPLPWLCADRIDYFFRDSLACGVSNPAVVSRMLAALDVVDQTIVFTSVSAAREAVSLFEVMNREWWASPTEAYIYNEFAIALRTAFDSGLLVEDDLLADDAHVLAKLRDSGDPTITDALDRIAHFDIDCLVDYIPKVTPKLRWLDPPVKVGSSFQRLSQL; encoded by the coding sequence ATGCATTGGACGGATCGGGTCTACGGGGAATCGGCCATTACCGACCCCGATCTGCTGGCACTCATCGCCTGTCCGACCGTGCAGCGTCTCAAGGGAATCCGGCAAGCCGGCCCTTCGGCCCTGGCCTTTTCCTTCAAGGCGGTCACCCGGTTCGAGCACAGCCTCGGAGTCCACCTTCTCTTGCGCCGCCTCGGGGCCGACCGCCGTGAACAGGTCGCCGGGCTGTTGCACGACATCTCTCATACGGCGTTTTCCCACGCCGTTGACTTCCTCTACGAATCCGACGAGCAAAACCATCACGAACTGATCAAGCCCTCATTTCTGCATCGACCCGATCTGGTCGAGGCGATCAACCGCCTCGGGTTCGCTCCCGAAGACTTCTACGACGACGCGATCTACCCGCTCCTCGAACGCCCCTTGCCCTGGCTCTGCGCCGACCGCATCGACTATTTCTTTCGCGATAGCCTGGCCTGTGGCGTGTCGAACCCTGCGGTCGTTTCCCGGATGCTCGCGGCCCTTGATGTCGTCGATCAAACCATCGTCTTCACCAGCGTTTCCGCCGCCCGAGAAGCAGTCAGCCTCTTTGAGGTCATGAACCGCGAATGGTGGGCTAGCCCCACCGAGGCCTACATCTACAACGAGTTCGCCATCGCCCTGCGGACCGCGTTCGATTCCGGACTTCTCGTCGAAGACGACCTCCTGGCCGACGACGCCCACGTGCTGGCCAAACTCCGCGACTCGGGTGACCCGACCATCACCGACGCCCTCGACCGGATCGCTCATTTCGACATCGACTGCCTGGTCGATTACATCCCCAAGGTCACGCCGAAACTTCGATGGCTCGATCCGCCCGTCAAGGTCGGCTCATCCTTCCAACGGCTTTCCCAACTCTGA
- the alaS gene encoding alanine--tRNA ligase, producing MTTDDLREAYLDFFVSKGCERRSSDVLVPRDDPTVLFTPAGMNQFKREFMGLGDPSFKRATTCQKCIRTGDIENVGKTGRHMTFFEMLGNFSFGDYFKKEAIHWAWEFLTKTLSIPKDRLTITVYLDDDEAYDIWHNEVKVPANRITRMGEDDNFWPAGAPSHGPNGVCGPCSEIFYHYDDGREVEIWNLVFTQFNRVGANQLEPLPSKNIDTGMGLERAASCLQGVQTNFETDIFSPLVAAVADVLGQKYDAESLDGIRIRRAADHARALTFTIFENVQPGPNQQGYVVRRLLRRAVLDAYLMGRREPYLFEIIPLVAEVMKRPYPELTDSVRRIQTVVREEEEQFLRNIDTGLKLYNDTVRKTKSAGSDVISGAAAFRLHSTYGFPIEMTESLAAEQDLAVDMPEFERERQKHAETSGQDSAAAVFATGPLDALKQDYHAGSEFLGYETTEADATVIGIVAQGRLVDRETAGSGDPVALVLDHSPFYGESGGQIGDIGLIEGDGFRFHVEDTQRDRGFILHIGRVDDGTVSVNQHVKARVDAPRREAIRRAHSATHVLHHALHQHLGKHAQQAGSKVEPDRLRFDFSNPESVGRERLRDIEETVNDRILRGETIQWRTMPLDEAKQLGAMALFGEKYPDVVRVVEMGEFSRELCGGTHLASVGQIGLFKIVGEESVAAGTRRVVALTGKAALDYVRQEEEALAAVASTLKVPVQQAADRVAALLEEIKTLKKQASQRRESPKVSADALLEQVQEIGGAKVIAAAVEGVAPDELRQLIDVARRKVESGLATLLITASEGKVILAAGLTPDLVERGLHAGNWLKQVAPVVGGGGGGRPDFAQAGGKNPQAIPQAIEKALQVARETLGG from the coding sequence ATGACCACCGACGACCTCCGCGAAGCCTACCTCGACTTCTTCGTTTCCAAAGGGTGCGAGCGCCGATCGAGCGATGTGCTCGTGCCGCGGGACGACCCGACCGTCTTATTCACGCCGGCCGGGATGAACCAGTTCAAGCGTGAATTCATGGGCCTGGGCGACCCGAGCTTCAAGCGCGCCACGACCTGCCAGAAGTGCATTCGCACGGGGGACATCGAGAACGTCGGCAAGACCGGCCGGCACATGACGTTCTTCGAGATGCTCGGGAACTTCTCGTTCGGCGACTACTTCAAGAAAGAAGCGATCCACTGGGCCTGGGAGTTCCTGACCAAGACACTCTCGATTCCGAAGGATCGCCTGACGATTACAGTCTACCTTGATGACGACGAAGCGTACGACATCTGGCACAACGAGGTGAAGGTCCCGGCCAACCGGATCACCCGGATGGGGGAGGACGACAACTTCTGGCCCGCCGGTGCCCCGTCCCACGGTCCGAACGGTGTCTGCGGCCCCTGCTCCGAGATCTTCTACCACTACGATGACGGTCGAGAGGTCGAGATCTGGAACCTTGTGTTCACGCAGTTTAATCGCGTGGGAGCGAATCAGCTCGAACCTCTCCCGAGCAAGAATATTGATACGGGGATGGGTCTGGAACGGGCCGCCTCGTGCTTGCAAGGCGTGCAGACGAACTTCGAGACGGACATCTTCTCCCCGCTTGTGGCCGCGGTGGCCGACGTGCTCGGGCAGAAGTACGACGCCGAATCACTTGACGGGATCCGCATCCGACGTGCCGCTGATCATGCCCGTGCCCTCACGTTTACGATCTTTGAAAACGTGCAGCCGGGACCGAACCAGCAAGGCTATGTCGTCCGTCGCTTGCTGCGGAGAGCGGTGCTCGACGCCTACCTGATGGGGCGTCGGGAGCCGTACCTGTTCGAGATCATCCCGCTCGTCGCCGAGGTGATGAAGCGGCCCTACCCCGAGCTGACCGACAGCGTTCGCCGAATTCAAACAGTCGTCCGCGAGGAGGAGGAGCAGTTCCTCCGCAACATCGACACCGGCTTGAAACTGTATAACGACACGGTTCGCAAGACCAAGTCGGCCGGCTCGGACGTGATCTCCGGCGCGGCGGCCTTCCGTCTGCACTCGACCTATGGCTTCCCGATCGAGATGACCGAGAGCCTTGCCGCCGAGCAGGATCTGGCCGTCGATATGCCGGAGTTCGAGCGCGAGCGTCAGAAGCATGCCGAGACCTCCGGTCAAGACTCCGCCGCAGCCGTCTTCGCGACAGGACCACTCGATGCACTGAAGCAGGACTATCACGCCGGCAGTGAGTTCCTTGGCTACGAAACCACCGAGGCCGATGCGACCGTCATCGGTATTGTTGCCCAGGGGCGCCTGGTCGATCGAGAAACTGCCGGAAGTGGCGATCCGGTCGCTCTGGTGCTTGATCACTCGCCGTTTTACGGGGAGTCGGGCGGGCAGATTGGCGACATCGGACTCATCGAAGGGGACGGGTTCCGCTTTCATGTCGAGGACACCCAGCGCGATCGTGGATTCATTCTCCACATCGGCCGGGTTGATGACGGTACGGTTTCCGTCAATCAGCACGTGAAAGCCCGCGTGGATGCCCCTCGTCGCGAGGCGATCCGACGGGCGCACTCGGCAACGCACGTTCTCCATCATGCGTTGCACCAACATCTTGGCAAGCATGCGCAACAGGCGGGCAGCAAGGTGGAGCCCGATCGGCTGCGGTTCGACTTTTCCAACCCCGAGTCCGTGGGGCGAGAGCGACTTCGAGACATCGAGGAAACGGTCAACGACCGGATCCTGCGGGGTGAGACAATCCAGTGGCGAACGATGCCGCTGGACGAGGCCAAGCAACTGGGCGCCATGGCGCTGTTCGGGGAGAAGTACCCGGATGTTGTGCGGGTCGTAGAAATGGGCGAATTCTCCCGAGAACTGTGCGGTGGTACGCACCTGGCCAGCGTCGGGCAGATCGGTCTGTTCAAGATTGTCGGCGAGGAGTCGGTCGCGGCCGGTACTCGGCGTGTGGTCGCACTGACGGGCAAGGCGGCACTCGACTACGTGCGGCAGGAGGAGGAGGCGCTCGCGGCCGTCGCCAGTACGTTGAAGGTCCCTGTGCAACAGGCGGCCGACCGGGTGGCCGCGTTACTGGAGGAGATCAAGACCCTTAAGAAACAGGCCAGCCAGCGTCGGGAATCGCCGAAAGTCTCGGCCGATGCCCTGCTTGAACAGGTTCAAGAGATTGGTGGAGCAAAGGTGATCGCCGCGGCGGTCGAGGGGGTTGCGCCCGACGAACTTCGTCAGTTGATCGACGTGGCACGCCGCAAGGTCGAGTCGGGGCTGGCCACCTTGCTGATCACCGCCTCGGAGGGGAAGGTCATCCTCGCCGCGGGGCTGACGCCCGACCTGGTCGAGCGTGGTCTTCATGCCGGAAACTGGCTGAAGCAGGTGGCTCCGGTGGTCGGTGGTGGTGGTGGCGGTCGCCCGGATTTCGCCCAGGCCGGAGGGAAGAATCCTCAGGCGATTCCTCAAGCAATCGAGAAGGCGCTTCAGGTGGCGAGAGAGACGCTGGGCGGCTGA
- a CDS encoding PDZ domain-containing protein, which translates to MMTHLLASALLALPVTFVSMVEDGPEPIDVISALEQAVSDAIEHARPAVVTIDRVKSDDGETLAIRGRNAMRAPNNPNGVVFIDGFGMRNDGPASADYVSYDFGSGVIVGDEGQILTTYHVVAGAANLFVRVQGLEPFEAEIIAADPRSDLAVIAPVGGLAPFAEGAFPDPIPIGDASLLRPGSFLVALGNSHNVSRDGQASASFGILANSARRLIAPSNDFGQVVPTMLQHYSTLFQLDSKLNLGMSGGAVVNLKGELMAITTASANAVGYDPRAGYAIPMDSLGRHALDALIEGKEVEYGFLGISLSSPSNIIREVQPGTPAGEGGLLQGDSIEEVAGQPVTDFDGLVRSVNPLPVGEPVELTIRRDGRVLTKEVVLSKFPIEGEIIATTKSEAWRGIRIDFPSVISPRDELLTAMARGGVGVVEVVSGTPSEEAGLRVGQIITQVDGKAVRTPRAFREVVKDLDGKAVRLSTDRGPIMIEPDAGSEID; encoded by the coding sequence GATGCGATCGAACACGCCCGCCCGGCGGTCGTGACGATCGACCGCGTGAAATCGGACGATGGAGAGACGCTCGCCATTCGCGGACGGAACGCGATGCGAGCGCCCAATAACCCGAACGGGGTGGTCTTCATTGACGGCTTCGGAATGCGTAATGATGGTCCGGCCTCGGCGGATTACGTCTCGTACGACTTCGGTTCGGGAGTGATTGTCGGCGACGAGGGGCAAATTCTGACGACGTATCACGTGGTGGCGGGCGCGGCCAATCTGTTTGTGAGGGTTCAAGGGCTTGAACCCTTCGAGGCGGAGATCATCGCCGCCGATCCGAGGAGCGATCTGGCCGTGATTGCTCCGGTCGGAGGGCTGGCGCCGTTTGCCGAAGGGGCCTTTCCCGATCCGATCCCGATTGGAGATGCGTCGTTGCTTCGACCGGGGTCCTTTCTGGTTGCGCTCGGCAATTCGCACAATGTTTCGAGAGACGGGCAGGCGTCGGCGAGTTTTGGGATTCTCGCGAATTCGGCTCGCCGATTGATCGCGCCCAGCAATGATTTCGGTCAGGTCGTGCCGACCATGCTCCAGCACTATTCGACTCTCTTTCAGCTCGACTCGAAGCTGAACCTTGGGATGAGCGGCGGCGCGGTCGTGAATCTGAAAGGCGAGTTGATGGCGATTACGACCGCCTCGGCCAACGCGGTTGGGTATGACCCGAGGGCCGGCTACGCCATACCGATGGATTCACTCGGCCGCCATGCGCTTGACGCTCTGATCGAAGGCAAGGAGGTCGAATACGGCTTTCTTGGCATCTCGTTAAGCAGCCCCTCGAATATCATCCGAGAAGTTCAGCCGGGAACGCCGGCCGGTGAGGGGGGATTGCTCCAGGGAGATTCGATCGAGGAGGTCGCTGGGCAGCCGGTGACTGACTTCGATGGCCTGGTCCGATCCGTCAACCCGCTGCCGGTCGGCGAGCCGGTCGAGTTGACCATCCGTCGCGATGGTCGGGTGTTGACCAAGGAAGTCGTCCTCTCGAAATTCCCGATCGAGGGGGAAATCATCGCCACGACCAAGAGCGAGGCATGGCGAGGCATCCGTATCGACTTCCCGAGCGTGATTTCTCCCCGAGATGAGCTGTTGACCGCGATGGCTCGGGGAGGGGTTGGCGTGGTCGAGGTCGTTTCCGGGACTCCGTCCGAAGAAGCCGGCCTTCGGGTTGGCCAGATCATTACGCAGGTCGATGGGAAGGCGGTTCGGACCCCTCGGGCCTTTCGAGAGGTGGTCAAGGATCTCGACGGCAAGGCCGTTCGGCTCAGCACCGACCGGGGGCCGATCATGATCGAGCCGGATGCTGGGTCCGAGATCGACTGA
- a CDS encoding substrate-binding domain-containing protein: MIFISNTNSDWWSAVEKGMQDGGTEFGAEVSLRRNDGQVQGQIDKLREVLSMPDVHGVAISALEANAPGVIDAMNDLQKAGKVVITIDSDVDAAHADARRAYIGTNNAEAGRVAGQALALLRPEGGKMAMFVGAASAANARAREEGVLEGAGDAFERTQTWEDSGDHSRARQNVQSALSKTPDLGALVGLYSYNATGIAEEMANSPQVRERVTVVTFDLDEAARPHLNLGNIDATICQNPYEMGRLGVQLLKALIEKDDATVAEILPDGKYRDTGVRIVVPQTESPVSELRDDGLEVLTIDEMNSWLESKGLQST; encoded by the coding sequence TTGATCTTCATCTCGAACACCAATTCCGACTGGTGGAGCGCCGTCGAGAAAGGGATGCAGGACGGCGGAACCGAGTTCGGTGCCGAGGTGAGCCTTCGGCGCAATGATGGGCAGGTGCAGGGGCAGATCGACAAGCTCCGGGAAGTTCTGAGCATGCCGGACGTTCACGGCGTGGCGATTTCAGCCCTGGAGGCCAATGCCCCGGGAGTGATCGACGCGATGAACGACCTGCAGAAGGCAGGCAAGGTTGTCATCACCATCGATTCGGATGTCGACGCGGCCCACGCCGATGCCAGGCGGGCGTACATCGGCACGAACAACGCCGAGGCCGGTCGGGTTGCCGGTCAGGCCCTGGCCTTGCTTCGCCCGGAAGGTGGAAAGATGGCGATGTTCGTCGGGGCTGCCTCGGCGGCGAATGCTCGGGCTCGGGAAGAAGGAGTGCTTGAAGGGGCCGGAGATGCCTTCGAGCGGACCCAGACCTGGGAAGACAGCGGCGACCACAGCCGGGCCCGGCAGAATGTGCAGAGCGCGTTGTCGAAGACGCCGGACCTCGGTGCTCTGGTTGGGCTGTATTCGTATAACGCGACCGGAATTGCCGAGGAGATGGCCAACTCGCCGCAGGTTCGGGAGCGGGTGACGGTGGTGACCTTCGACCTCGACGAGGCGGCCCGCCCGCACCTGAATCTCGGGAACATCGATGCAACGATCTGCCAGAATCCGTATGAGATGGGACGTCTCGGTGTGCAGTTGCTCAAGGCGTTGATCGAGAAGGACGACGCCACGGTGGCCGAGATTCTTCCGGATGGCAAGTACCGTGATACCGGGGTGAGGATCGTCGTCCCGCAGACGGAGTCTCCGGTCTCTGAGCTTCGAGACGATGGCCTGGAGGTCCTGACCATCGACGAGATGAATTCGTGGCTGGAGAGCAAGGGACTGCAATCGACATGA
- a CDS encoding ABC transporter permease encodes MSDEAKPSPDASPTGLRFLAWLRDSEAGLVGAILAVVGLIYVVAPGPSFLFEPGTPRAFFTSYNLQTLFHVTALYGVLAVGVAVVIIAGGIDLSIGAMVALSAVVAAKLMTSWLPGIGEAGPLTTGILVAASVTLIGWIGLTGAGGRWANILVIGAIPAAVIAAGVGVVSGPRDPGSFVVALVEIGLLITLVLGLRRGADEQAGASAAALVWGLAAGSLAGWGSSGNGSIASIALVVAAASLAILIGVVLHLRQGAVVFGVLVGAAVLWGISSGESSSANVPIGTLVASVTLSLLLGLAVGAGHAFLINAFKLPPFIATLATLAGLRSLAMILSENRSITVSDRTFRVLGSEYWVTIPLFLVVAGLLSLMMGKTVLGRHLYALGGNESAARLSGLPTRRLKTVSYAISGLLAALGGVLFLGNTGSANPTMGFAYELSAITAAVVGGCSLAGGVGSIRGTVLGLVLIRIVINGTGLVVEGIEPSQIEGLVLGVVVVLAVGFNQRFRLKQ; translated from the coding sequence ATGAGCGACGAGGCGAAACCGTCCCCGGACGCTTCCCCGACCGGCTTGAGGTTCCTGGCCTGGCTGAGGGACTCGGAGGCTGGGCTGGTCGGGGCGATCCTTGCGGTTGTGGGTTTGATTTACGTGGTGGCGCCGGGTCCGAGCTTTCTGTTTGAGCCGGGCACTCCTCGGGCGTTTTTCACGTCGTACAACCTGCAAACCCTTTTCCATGTGACCGCCCTCTACGGTGTGCTCGCCGTGGGGGTGGCCGTGGTGATCATCGCGGGAGGGATTGATCTGTCGATCGGCGCGATGGTCGCGCTGTCGGCGGTGGTCGCGGCGAAGCTGATGACCTCGTGGCTGCCCGGTATTGGCGAGGCCGGCCCCTTGACGACCGGAATCCTGGTCGCGGCTTCCGTGACGTTGATCGGGTGGATCGGGTTGACTGGGGCCGGGGGTCGCTGGGCGAACATCCTGGTCATCGGGGCGATTCCGGCCGCGGTCATTGCGGCGGGGGTCGGGGTCGTTTCCGGGCCGAGGGATCCGGGCTCGTTTGTGGTGGCTCTGGTTGAGATCGGACTACTGATCACGTTGGTCTTGGGCCTTCGTCGCGGGGCCGATGAACAGGCGGGTGCGTCGGCGGCGGCCCTGGTTTGGGGGCTGGCGGCGGGATCGCTGGCCGGGTGGGGATCGAGCGGCAATGGGTCGATCGCCTCGATCGCGCTGGTGGTGGCCGCAGCGAGCCTGGCCATCCTGATCGGCGTGGTGCTTCACCTTCGGCAAGGGGCGGTGGTCTTCGGTGTGCTGGTTGGGGCAGCCGTTCTCTGGGGAATCTCCTCAGGTGAGAGTTCCTCGGCCAACGTTCCGATCGGCACGTTGGTCGCCTCGGTGACGCTATCCCTCTTGCTGGGGCTGGCAGTCGGAGCCGGTCACGCCTTTCTGATCAACGCGTTCAAGCTCCCGCCGTTCATCGCCACGCTGGCAACGCTGGCGGGGTTGCGCAGCCTGGCGATGATCTTGAGCGAGAATCGGAGCATCACGGTTTCGGACCGAACGTTTCGGGTACTCGGGAGTGAGTACTGGGTGACGATTCCCTTGTTCCTGGTCGTCGCCGGGCTCCTGAGTCTGATGATGGGCAAGACGGTTCTCGGACGACACCTCTATGCCCTGGGAGGGAACGAGTCGGCCGCTCGGCTCAGCGGCTTGCCGACGAGGAGGCTCAAGACCGTTTCGTATGCCATCTCAGGACTTCTTGCGGCCCTGGGCGGGGTGCTGTTTCTGGGCAACACCGGATCGGCCAATCCGACGATGGGCTTTGCCTATGAGCTGTCGGCCATTACGGCGGCTGTCGTGGGAGGCTGTAGCCTCGCCGGGGGTGTCGGTTCGATCCGAGGGACGGTCCTCGGTCTGGTTCTCATCCGGATCGTCATCAACGGGACCGGCTTGGTGGTCGAAGGGATCGAACCGAGTCAGATCGAAGGGCTGGTGCTTGGGGTGGTGGTGGTCCTGGCCGTTGGCTTCAATCAGCGCTTCAGGCTGAAGCAGTAA